A single region of the Hippoglossus hippoglossus isolate fHipHip1 chromosome 17, fHipHip1.pri, whole genome shotgun sequence genome encodes:
- the LOC117778374 gene encoding uncharacterized protein LOC117778374 encodes MAQREFQLEQETFCCSICLDPLKDPVTTGCGHSYCKSCINTHWDNGEERGSYSCPQCRQTFTPRPVLGKNTMLADLVEKLKKTGLQAAPADHCYAGPEDVACDVCTGRKLKALKSCLVCLASYCEKHLQPHLQSAPLKKHKLVEPSEKLQENICSRHDEVMKMFCRTDQQCICYLCSVEEHKDHDRVSAAAERTERQRELGLRRQTIQQRVQDTEKDVKLLQQEEEAVNGSADKAVEDSEKIFTELIRLLEKRSSDVKQQIRSQQETEVSRVRELQERLEQEITELKRKDHELKQLSDTEDHNQFLHNYPSLSPLSGSTHSSSIRIRPLRIFEDVTAAVSQVRGRLQDILSETETEILQIVSQVDVLLPQPEPVTRADFLRYSQEITLDPNTANKHLLLSEGNRKVTCMSKQQSYSDHPDRFTDRHQVLSRESLTGRCYWEVEVEVRGVVGVAVTYKNIRRAGDSAECRIGFNDKSWSLYCYGNRYIFYYNRINTPVSGPLSFRVGVYLDPSAGVLSFYSVSDTMTLLHRVQTTFTQPLYAGVRVYYGSTAEFCKLKTVFSSDPPPLQTGGSLTSDCGTDFAPVKLSLRCYLPAQSLAPAEMAQQENQLDREMFCCSICLDPLKDPVTTGCGHSYCKSCINTHWDNGDQRGSYSCPECRQTFTPRPVLVKNTMLADLVEELKKTGLQAAPADHCYAGPEDVACDVCTGRKLKALKSCLVCLAFYCEKHLQPHLQSAPLKKHKLVEPLKKLQENVCSRHDEVMKMFCRTDQQCICYLCSVEEHKDHDTVSAAAERTERQRELGLRRQTIQQRVQDTEKDVKLLQQEEEAVNGSADKAVKDSEKIFTELIRLLKKRSSDVKQQIRSQQETEVSRVRELQERLEQEITELKRKDHELKQLSDTEDHTQFLHNYPSLSLSESTHSSSIRIRPLRYFEDVTAAVSQVRGRLQDILSETETEILQIVSQVDVLLPQPEPETRADFLKYSQEITLDPNTANKHLLLSEGNRKVTYMREEQSYSNHPDRFTYQPQVLSRESLTGRCYWEVEVEVEEEVIGGVDVAVTYKNISRAGDLDECGFGFNDKSWSLYCNVNSYNFYYNSIRTPVSGPRSSRVGVYLDHSAGVLSFYSVSDTMTLLHRVQTTFTQPLYAGVGVYYGSTAEFCKLK; translated from the exons ATGGCGCAGAGAGAATTTCAGCTGGAGCAGGAAAcattctgctgttcgatctgtctggatccactgaaggatccggtgactactggctgtggacacagctactgtaagagctgtattaacacccactgggacaatggggaggagagaggaagctacagctgccctcagtgtagacagaccttcacaccgaggcctgtcctggggaaaaacaccatgttagctgatttagtggagaagctgaagaagactggactccaagctgctcctgctgatcactgctatgctggacctgaagatgtggcctgtgatgtctgcactgggagaaaactgaaagctctcaagtcctgtttggtttgtttggcctcttattgtgaaaaacacctccagcctcatcttcagtcagctccattgaagaagcacaagctggtggagccctcggagaagctccaggagaacatctgctctcgtcacgatgaggtaatgaagatgttctgccgcacagatcagcagtgtatctgttatctctgctctgtggaggaacataaagaccacgacagagtgtcagctgcagcagaaaggactgagaggcagagagagctcgggctgaggagacaaacaatccagcagagagtccaggacacagagaaagatgtgaagctgcttcaacaggaggaggaggccgtcaatggctctgctgataaagcagtggaggacagtgagaagatcttcactgagctgatccgtctgctggagaaaagaagctctgatgtgaagcagcagatcagatcccagcaggaaactgaagtgagtcgagtcagagagcttcaggagagactggagcaggagatcactgagctgaagaggaaagaccatgaactgaagcagctctcagacacagaggatcacaaccagtttctacacaactacccctcactgtcaccactcagtggatctacacactcatccagcatcaggatccgtcctctgaggatctttgaggacgtgacagcagctgtgtcccaggtcagaggtcgactacaggacattctgagtgagacagagacagagattttacagattgtgtctcaagtggatgttttactgccacaaccagagccagtgaccagagctgacttcttaagatattcacaggaaatcacactggatccaaacacagcaaacaaacatctgttattatctgagggaaacagaaaagtaacatgtATGAGTAAACAACAGTCTTATTctgatcacccagacagatttACTGATAGGcatcaggtcctgagtagagagagtctgactggacgttgttactgggaagtggaggtggaggtgagaggagtagttggtgtagcagtcacatacaagaatatcagaaGAGCAGGAGACTCAGCTGAATGTAGAATTGGattcaatgataaatcttggtcattatatTGTTATGGAAACAGatatatcttttattacaacaggATCAACACTCCTGTGTCAGGTCCTCTGTCCTtcagagtaggagtgtacctggatcccagtgcaggtgttctgtccttctacagcgtctctgacaccatgactctcctccacagagtccagaccacattcactcagcctctttATGCTGGAGTTAGGGTTTATTATggatccacagctgagttctgtaaactcaaa ACTGTGTTCTCGTCGGACCCACCTCCTCTGCAGACTGGAGGCTCTCTTACATCCGACTGTGGGACCGACTTTGCACCAGTCAAGTTGAG CCTGAGATGTTATCTGCCTGCGCAG TCACtagcaccagctgaaatggcgcagcaagaaaatcaactggacagagaaatgttctgctgttcgatctgtctggatccactgaaggatccggtgactactggctgtggacacagctactgtaagagctgtattaacacccactgggacaatgGGGAtcagagaggaagctacagctgccctgagtgtagacagaccttcacaccgaggcctgtcctggtgaaaaacaccatgttagctgatttagtggaggagctgaagaagactggactccaagctgctcctgctgatcactgctatgctggacctgaagatgtggcctgtgatgtctgcactgggaggaaactgaaagctctcaagtcctgtttggtttgtttggccttttattgtgaaaaacacctccagcctcatcttcagtcagctccattgaagaagcacaagctggtggagcccttgaagaagctccaggagaacgtctgctctcgtcacgatgaggtgatgaagatgttctgccgcactgatcagcagtgtatctgttatctctgctctgtggaggaacataaagaccacgacacagtgtcagctgcagcagaaaggactgagaggcagagagagctcgggctgaggagacaaacaatccagcagagagtccaggacacagagaaagatgtgaagctgcttcaacaggaggaggaggccgtcaatggctctgctgataaagcagtgaaggacagtgagaagatattcactgagctgatccgtctgctgaagaaaagaagctctgatgtgaagcagcagatcagatcccagcaggaaactgaagtgagtcgagtcagagagcttcaggagagactggagcaggagatcactgagctgaagaggaaagaccatgaactgaagcagctctcagacacagaggatcacacccagtttctacacaactacccctcactgtcactcagtgaatctacacactcatccagcatcaggatccgtcctctgaggtactttgaggacgtgacagcagctgtgtcacaggtcagaggtcgactacaggacattctgagtgagacagagacagagattttacagattgtgtctcaagtggatgttttactgccacaaccagagccagagaccagagctgacttcttaaaatattcacaggaaatcacactggatccaaacacagcaaacaaacatctgttattatctgagggaaaccGAAAAGTAACATATATGAGAGAAGaacagtcttattctaatcacccagacagattcacttatcagcctcaggtcctgagtagagagagtctgactggacgttgttactgggaggtggaggtggaggtggaggaggaggtgatagGAGGAGTTgatgtagcagtcacatacaagaatatcagcagagcaggagacttAGATGAATGTGGATTTGGattcaatgataaatcttggtcattatatTGTAATGTAAACAGTTAtaacttttattacaacagcatcaggACTCCTGTGTCAGGTCCTcggtcctccagagtaggagtgtacctggatcacagtgcaggtgttctgtccttctacagcgtctctgacaccatgactctcctccacagagtccagaccacattcactcagcctctttATGCTGGAGTTGGGGTTTATTATggatccacagctgagttctgtaaactcaaatag